One Candidatus Methanoplasma cognatum DNA window includes the following coding sequences:
- a CDS encoding phosphate ABC transporter substrate-binding protein — MANKMMMIVAVAVVAVICVAGAVVLLNNNDDKGSDSHTTISVMGSTTVEPLMVSFQEAYEKEKNNVSITVSAQGSGTAAPAIRNGIAEIGMLSRDPSSSESDMTPLIIAGDGVVIIVSKSANVTDLTLEQVAKIYRGEITNWNQVGGANLTIRPIIREDSSGTRECLDTIMAAKLGITVAVLSEKYTSYPMQTTTGAMLTQANNVNGAIGYVNLGALPTLGTTAPNMTAVSIDGIAPSPATVTDGTYEISRNLILITGGTPTGEVKAFLDWIMSPKGQKLVETGGFVPVAPTA, encoded by the coding sequence TTGGCAAACAAGATGATGATGATAGTCGCCGTCGCAGTTGTTGCGGTGATCTGTGTGGCAGGAGCAGTTGTCCTTCTCAATAATAATGACGACAAAGGCTCCGACAGCCACACAACGATCTCCGTCATGGGATCGACGACAGTAGAACCCCTTATGGTGAGTTTCCAGGAAGCATATGAAAAAGAGAAAAATAATGTGTCCATAACTGTCAGCGCGCAAGGGTCGGGCACGGCCGCACCTGCGATAAGGAACGGCATCGCCGAAATCGGGATGCTGTCAAGAGACCCCAGTTCAAGCGAATCCGACATGACACCTCTGATAATCGCCGGTGACGGAGTGGTCATAATCGTGAGTAAAAGCGCAAATGTCACCGATCTGACGTTGGAGCAGGTAGCGAAGATCTACCGCGGTGAGATCACGAACTGGAACCAGGTCGGCGGTGCTAATCTCACGATCAGGCCGATAATAAGGGAAGACAGTTCAGGAACAAGAGAGTGCTTAGACACGATAATGGCCGCGAAACTGGGAATAACCGTAGCCGTTCTGTCGGAGAAATATACAAGCTACCCCATGCAGACAACGACGGGAGCCATGTTAACACAGGCCAATAACGTCAATGGCGCAATAGGGTATGTGAACCTCGGCGCTTTGCCGACATTAGGCACCACTGCCCCCAATATGACGGCAGTATCAATAGACGGTATAGCACCCTCTCCCGCAACGGTCACGGACGGCACATACGAGATCTCAAGGAATCTGATACTGATCACCGGCGGAACACCCACCGGTGAAGTGAAAGCGTTCCTTGATTGGATAATGTCGCCCAAAGGGCAGAAGCTCGTTGAGACCGGGGGATTCGTTCCAGTAGCACCGACAGCCTGA
- the pstA gene encoding phosphate ABC transporter permease PstA codes for MTPEDSSIYEDKPRGIEEEESVISWFSPRLTLKRILYEDKAKLLLSATVIATVAALFCIILFISYSSIDAIREIGMWDFLTGGRWAPRFDMYGAFPMIAGTIMVTAGAIAFSFPLGLGIAIYINDVASPRMRGILKPVCEVFAGIPSVVYGLIGITVLMPLLTGMFPDKIPYGSSWLAASFMLGIMALPTIISVSQDALAAVPRSYREASMAMGATKWETTRKVVMHSAISGISAAAILGVGRAMGETMVVLMVSGNAAALPEPLWNMGSMISTLTSKIASGVPEADSGGIEMSALFLLGLILLVMVLFVNITARRIVRRTKMKMGEKEKTNMEKRFDRLVSPLTNSLGKYKEKMIQAVFCMMAFTSVFMISYLFLDTQGGIVAGALAVGALFISKKLSKILGPKYVQKFIFSLLGVAVIVTIIGLVALIGIIVMKGAPAINLGFILDSPSNMGLGGGIRPAIAGTLELMAGTSLIVFPLGICSGVYLAEYAKDTRFIRMARQAVDALSGTPSIIFGLFGMSLFAIALGWGFSLIGGCITLALMALPTIIRTTEEAVRAVPNELREASAAMGASKWHTTARVVIPAAMGGVLTGFLLSIIRAIGEAAPIMFTAVVVLKSTVSSSLLDPIMALPYHIYHMAAEVPGGTQNAYGSAIVLMAIVLSLFTIVSVIRHRQNKKMSGW; via the coding sequence ATGACGCCTGAGGATTCATCAATATATGAAGATAAACCGAGAGGTATCGAGGAAGAGGAAAGCGTAATTTCTTGGTTCAGCCCGAGGTTGACCCTCAAGCGCATATTATACGAAGACAAAGCTAAACTTCTTCTGTCGGCAACGGTCATCGCGACCGTCGCCGCTTTATTTTGTATTATTTTATTCATATCATACAGCAGCATAGACGCAATAAGAGAAATAGGAATGTGGGACTTCCTCACGGGAGGCAGATGGGCCCCCCGGTTTGATATGTACGGGGCATTCCCCATGATAGCGGGGACGATCATGGTCACCGCCGGAGCAATTGCGTTCTCTTTCCCTCTGGGGCTCGGCATAGCGATATACATCAACGATGTGGCGTCGCCCAGAATGAGGGGCATACTTAAGCCGGTATGCGAGGTATTCGCAGGCATACCCAGTGTTGTATACGGCCTGATAGGCATTACTGTGCTGATGCCGCTATTGACAGGAATGTTCCCGGATAAGATCCCATACGGGTCATCATGGCTGGCAGCCTCATTCATGCTGGGCATAATGGCGCTCCCGACGATCATATCGGTATCTCAGGATGCATTGGCAGCCGTCCCCAGATCATACCGGGAAGCATCAATGGCCATGGGCGCCACCAAATGGGAGACCACAAGAAAAGTAGTGATGCACTCCGCGATATCCGGCATATCTGCCGCAGCGATATTGGGAGTAGGCAGAGCAATGGGGGAGACAATGGTCGTGTTGATGGTAAGTGGCAATGCAGCTGCATTACCGGAGCCCCTTTGGAATATGGGCAGCATGATAAGCACACTTACATCAAAAATAGCATCGGGGGTACCTGAGGCCGACAGCGGAGGCATCGAGATGTCCGCGTTATTCCTGCTGGGTCTGATCCTGCTGGTTATGGTCCTTTTTGTGAACATCACCGCACGCAGAATAGTCCGCAGAACCAAGATGAAAATGGGGGAGAAGGAAAAGACGAACATGGAGAAAAGATTTGACAGGTTGGTCTCGCCTCTGACGAACTCGCTTGGGAAATATAAGGAGAAAATGATCCAGGCGGTTTTCTGTATGATGGCGTTCACGTCCGTTTTCATGATATCCTATCTTTTCCTGGATACACAAGGAGGGATCGTGGCGGGCGCCTTGGCCGTAGGGGCACTTTTCATATCAAAGAAATTATCGAAGATCCTGGGTCCGAAGTATGTTCAGAAATTCATATTCTCTTTACTGGGGGTAGCAGTGATCGTCACGATCATCGGGCTGGTGGCGCTCATAGGAATAATCGTTATGAAAGGGGCGCCGGCGATCAACCTCGGGTTCATACTCGACTCACCGTCCAATATGGGTCTGGGCGGAGGGATACGGCCGGCCATCGCGGGGACGCTTGAACTTATGGCAGGCACTTCGCTGATAGTGTTCCCGCTCGGAATATGTTCCGGAGTATATCTTGCGGAATATGCGAAAGACACAAGATTCATAAGGATGGCCAGACAGGCGGTGGACGCGCTGAGCGGGACTCCCTCGATCATATTCGGATTGTTCGGCATGTCGCTTTTTGCGATAGCCCTCGGATGGGGGTTCTCCCTTATCGGGGGGTGCATCACGCTGGCGCTGATGGCGCTGCCTACAATAATCAGAACCACAGAGGAGGCAGTGAGGGCCGTTCCAAACGAACTGAGGGAGGCTTCCGCAGCGATGGGAGCGAGCAAGTGGCATACGACGGCCAGGGTCGTGATCCCAGCGGCGATGGGCGGTGTGCTCACAGGCTTCCTGTTAAGCATAATCAGGGCGATTGGAGAGGCTGCGCCGATCATGTTCACGGCAGTGGTAGTGCTCAAGTCAACAGTGTCCTCCTCACTGTTGGACCCTATAATGGCGCTCCCCTATCACATATATCACATGGCGGCCGAAGTTCCGGGAGGCACCCAGAACGCATACGGATCCGCGATCGTGCTGATGGCGATAGTTCTTTCCCTGTTCACAATCGTTTCGGTAATAAGACACAGACAAAACAAAAAAATGAGCGGATGGTGA